The following is a genomic window from Homalodisca vitripennis isolate AUS2020 chromosome 5, UT_GWSS_2.1, whole genome shotgun sequence.
CCCAGGCTGTAGCCAGGCCATCTCGCTGGATCTATGTGGCGACACGTAGGGGTGGCCATCGTCAGACATAACCTTACTTGTCTGCAGCTGGAAGTAATTCGTCATATTACTATTTGAAAATCAAACAAAGATTtggattaaatttacatttaacccTTAACATCAATAACTGATTATGATCTGAAACATCTGGTTTAGTAGACACACCAAACACAAATAAGGCCTATAACAAAATATGGGTAAAAAACGTTTAACATAGACATATTATTGCTATCGGACAGGTTTTTAACTCCATTTTAAATGGATGCTTACTGTTACTACCCTCAAGATACAAACTTACGTCCCGGCCAGAAATCCACTGAACCTCCCTTATCTCGTCATCACTGATAACGTCGTGGAACAAGAGAACGGGTGGATCGACCTGTAACTCCTCCACACGGAAAGGGCCCCAGCCTTAGTCTCGTCTTGTTGTAGTGCACGTAGCGACAGGACAGGACATGTTGGGGCTGCAAGCTGCTGCCGGTGGCGGCACGACACAACGAGTTGAACTTGTCCATTCTTTCATTAGATAGGTCataatactgtataaaattaaatcacataCAGTACAGTGATAGTGCATAAGAAATTTGTATGAGTACATTTATTACATGTCATAatgatgtttatattttcttaatttacatccCCTCTTACAGGAACCAAACCTCTTCTTCAAATCTAAAATTATGTTCTCCATACTTTCAGGGACATCcagttttctttgaaaattttatttataaaaatttattttttaatatttgtgcatGCAAGTTGTGCCTTACGTTGTTTGGCACTTGAAAGAATTATGTTCACCTCATTCATAGTAGctagttttctaattttataacattcacaATGACAAACGTCCgtgattttactaattttttcaaGTTAACCATCGTGAATAATCAATTTTAAGTAAAGAAGGAAGAAGTGAACCGATAACATTTAATTGTACCACAACAAAACGtcttatcacaaatattttacttaatatcaCTAAATAGTACCTCAAACAAACTTGGTTGATTGTGTCGTGATAAGGGTTAATGACTTGTTAACCTGGTTATTtcaaatcataattttgtatCAGAAGTTGGAATTCCATATCACTTATTATTCATGTGTCAACTAACATAGTTATAATACATTCGTACGGTAAAGATAGCTTACCTGGTCTTGTCTTGCAAAGGTCTCTCTTTGCGTTGAATAGTCTTCGGAAGTTAAATCTTGCCATTTAGTCAGGTTTGTGATAAGTGATTTGTAATCGGGAAAATCATTTAGGAGTTTTGTAAGACCCTCTGCTGAACCACCTGTGTCTCCTGTTATCAAAATAATTAGACAGTCATTTAACTGTtcttaaaaatacagaatttaattaaactgttcaTTTGTTATTCCATGTATAATGTTATACTAAAATATcatgaattaaaatttgcaacGTAAATTTGAGTAAGAAAGAGCTCGAAGCCACATTACCACTAGGCGAGCCAAATAACTTCCACTGCTGAGTCTTAGATAggtaaatttaaatctaatacatttttaatatagcattataaattaaattttggatagTAAGTATGATGATGGTATACTGAAAAACATGAGAGTATTTTAAGTGAGGAAGCAGAAGAAGCCAGAAAATAGCAAACGATAAGcaatacatatacaattaaacatcttttttgtttGAACttaataattaagaattttttatattaagaaaaccTTTAACTACACGTAATTAGACGTCTTtaactatacaattaattatgtgcAGTAATTTTACAACATGTTTTACAGCTAGGAAGTTATTGTACATTAATCTGcatatgtgaatgttgagtttagccccagtTCACCCACCTTCCTCTTAGCTCAGAGTCTGAattctgacgctgtcacagacttgactcttggaatctagtgtcatgttagtctgaagagatccaataaatTCGGTGACGAAGAAGGTCAAGATGATCGTTTCGACATCTGACACCCAgcctacaaatatatttaatataggtgaagaggtattttcattgtctcgtcagatgcacaattgagctTCAGGTTCATTTTAAGCTTAAATTCATGTTCGTAGCCCAGGAAATAAAAAAGAGCCagagacgaagaagctcaaaaacggactctttacatcgtttcgctATTAGACATACCTAGACAACTAAACATAAAAAcgtagtgtaatctaggtgaaggggtattctcattgtctcatcaggtgcgcAATTGAGTGCACCTACAAAGTTTctaagcacggcggagcaaccgagCTTTCTAAGCATAATgtacgtagctatggtgggaaagctTGATTTAGTGTGCGTGTTCAGTTTCGCTCCAGCTCcatacacctgatgagacaatgagaatacatacctctttacctagattacaatatatttcaatattttttgttctaGGTGTTTCTGATGGCGAAAGTATGTAAAGAGGTCGTTTTGGGCTTCTTCGCCGCCGGCTTTTTTTTATCTCTCAGATGGACATGACTCAAGTTCCAAGAGTCAAGTTTGTGAGAGAAAACAATTTCAGACgttgtactaagaggaaggtgaactgaagctaaactcgacattcacatttaatcaacccttctccaccatagctactttagaGTATATTTATTATAGCAAGACCTttactgtacagtattttaacaCGGtgaccaagaacgtagccagcaAAGAATTTTAGgaggggggtccagacaactgatattttcgtttagtggacagagagtaaagccctaaagttcttgacccgtttctttattgagaacgatatttcagcagtacatgccagtagtattgaattatttgaataataataattaattaatttataaaaaaacgcTCCAATAATTaggacattttatttttgtgaggcctttcgtgttcaaggaacacatcatccgCCCACGccaataaaatttcataaatattggagcgtttttttttttacaaattaaatattttattccaataagaagaagctggtagaatgcaataataattatttactaaaaaagttattttaaaaattgaaaatttggggggtccgtcccccttggaccccctcgctggctacgtacTTGACTTGACCGCGACAGACTCCATAATGCGCTTGCTGTGGTttagatcactcagtatagagccgcagtgacgAAGTCAAACgtgttactgttattaattattttaggaaACTTATACTGTTActttaagttttttgaaaaacatatcaCATCACAATCAACAATTGTTAGCAATGCAATATacgttgtaaatttattatattaattttttaatcagccATTGTAATACTATGCACCTAAAAAACACTTAGAGATCGCTATACTCTCCAGGATGGCGTCGATAGCGATTGTGTTGTCCTGTTTTGCAAGGGCTTGTTCCAACCATTGATTTGCCAGCTGGTGTTGGTGCTCCTCACAGTAGTACAGCGCCACGTTCAGGCAGTCCTCGCCTAAGACACACTACACTGTTGTAGCCAGCAACACAAACTGTGATTACTAgtaagtaaaaagttaaaaaatagatTAGAAAGAGACTAGGAAATGGATGCACCCCACTACAGGAAAAGGTAAATATAGCGAGCGTGAAATCaatgatgaaaaatgttaattaaagtagAGTGGGAGATGTTAGCTAAAACTAACTTTTAAGCACTACGTGACTCATAATATATGTGGTATATATCATTCTTAAAAACTGTGCTCTTATGTTTTTTAATTGCtcgaaaaacaattattaaggcattactgtaattttattatacacaaaGGAAAAGTAATTAtgcgtaaataaataaaagtgttagaGTAAAAGGTGTAAGTTGTACTTCAAGAAGAGTTTAgttcagttttagttttagtgTAAGTTAGTAGTGTTTTGGATCAGCAGTAGTGATATCAGCCTTATCAGCTGTGCCTGATGTGGGCACCACAGAGAGCAGCCCGGCTGAAACAATTGAGCTCTTATCTGGACAAAGATAAGGTACTTATAATTTTAGTACTCACACTGGCCAcgctacttgtaaaagtggtcagtcttACCAAAGATTGTATCGTGATAATAACTGTACATATTGCTGTTGAAATAGAATTCAATTCAATATTGTTTGAATACTAGTTTCCCAATTTTGactattttattgtacttttatcaCATTTAATGTATTCTAAGAAACTGCAAACACCACGTAAATTCTGACATGCTATAGAATTTCATAGGCCAACGTCAAAGCAGAAACAGTTAACTTGTTGCTATCTGTCATGGGGACACGTTCCACTTAATTCTAACGTCGGATAGTATATCAAATCATCGTGTATCGGATTCTATATTTTTGCCAAGTGAACATAAACAAAAACTGTTCAGCGTGTAAGTGATTTTAGGAGTGGTCTACGTGACGTAACCGGTTTGTGGTACTAGATATTGTAGGATGGGAAGAGGACACATTTTCGAACAGTATATCTTCAATGAATATTTTGTGACCTTTACAAGTATTGAGAACATTCCAATGTTCCAACTTTCATGCCTATGAGTGTTCCAATTATCATCCTCTTGCCCTCTTGGGTAAACCAAACAAGAATGTATCAATGTATGGAGTGTGATAATTCTAATCTACGTTCAGAtgcaataagaattataaataatgcacaattacattttcagttaGCAAAATTcaggaaatttatttaattttaaggaatgCAAATGGGACTTCAGTACCTGTTAAGTTAACGTGTGCAGGATTGCTGTGGACCAAACCATGAGCCAAATCTTCGGTCCTCAGTTCGTATGTGAGCTGTAGCCTTGTCAGTGCTCTCACCACTGCCCTCACATCGTACTCTTCTGGCCACGGTACCTCAGAAACTACAGCTaagataacataataattatttcaacattgATATAAGTCGAAAATATGCCaaaataattcaattagttttagtGAAGGTCGCATTGGCAGGGCAATGGGTggaaaatatgaaactataacatttttattaaataaaatttgtcttgtCACATCTAAAACTATGAATATTCTCAGGGTCAGCTAACATACCCCTAAACTGGTGACTTCCAGTGTATTTAGCTGGTTGTCTGACGATAGAAATATCATTTCTGTGCCTGAATGATGGGTTTTTCAGTGTATCAAGCTAGGAAAAATGTAACCTAAAAAACTATCGTATTCCAAAACTCTCCCATTTTAACCTCCACCAAATGATTATCAATTCCTTTCTTTGGGGAAATATATCTGCAGATTTTAATATCTAAATAGCTTTTAGGATGTAAATTGGCTCTGTTCTTCTAGACTAATATACTAAACATACACTATACATAAgttattcttttccttttttaactACTGTTCTCTTGTTAACCGAACAATTGAGAATAAAACTAGTAGAGAATCCACCAGTCTTAACAAAAATACGATATAGAAAACTATGCaccaaatatattaattgtaaaatctaaaaattaggcgatttgtaaatatttctaatcaGAGCCAAACAAGAAACATGTAGCCTCTATTTGTTGGTTATAGGTGATTAACGTGTACGTAACTgacacacacatttatttgtcAAGTTTTACGTGATTAGAGAAAAACAAGGTATTTGCGCCTTCATGAGCCtggattaatattaaaaaaactttcattataGATTTAAATGATTAATATGATAGTAATGTTTTAACAATTCACAATCACAAAAAGAGCATGTTTATTAATTACCTACTTGTACTAGTTGTCAGCTGCAATATGAGTGATAAGACCGACCACTTACACGAAAGTTTGGGAACAATCCTGGAGAGTGCAGGCCAGTCGGTAATTAACCGTCTGAGCAGGACGAGGTTGTTGAGGGCGTTGCTCATGTACTGTTCCTTTTCTACGTAGCGAGACGCAGACGCTGAAAACTGCTCTAGTCTCCTGAACAAGTAACAACACACCCAGAAAggattataacaaataaataggattatttatttgttatctaacAATTCTAATTTGCTTCTATTACAAgtattgtaataatgtttaagGAAGGATTGAATCATATATAGcaaaacatggtttgtgtttttataGTTTGAGTTGTTTTGATACCCATTAGGGTGTTGTGAATAGTTTTTGTCGCTATGCTATAGcattgaaataaacaattcaataactaaataataatcttgaaataaGGAAAACAACTAACAAAATAACAAAGGTAGAGttctattgttttttaaatttattaaactctagttacttttgggagtgccgatggccaagcgGTCTAAGATGTTCGAtcgactttgagtctgagttagagatagcgcaggttcaaatcctgtctgcgaCCCTTGCACTTTTCATCAGTACcatgaccttgtactgtatcgactccccccCCCTATCCTGTTTGAcaagatcctcgcataggccagtggcccataaggacgggcagaataagtcataaaaggggatcggcttctccttttttcaaaagtttttaattatttatgtgcattattaacattgttatttattttattcgtcTCATTATCTAACCCTCTGGAATATTAACCTTAACTACTCTATTTATGTGCATGCAGTTTAAGATAAGGCTTCCAAGTTATCATCGTAATCTGTAAGTGATGTTACCATGAAgtatggaattttaatttaagaaagaaagtaaggaaaataatgaaaataacgaAATTGTCATGGCATCCTGTGATAAAGAAGCCAAATTTATCACATTGGTCGTTGATTAGTTATACTACAGCCAATCTTGTTACATCTCTACCCTTTCACATACTTGAATAACCAGACGTGTTGTATTGGCAGTTTCAGTTTTACATCTGTTTACTGAAGACGGTAGTACTCAGAAACTGGAACGTTGTGTAACAATGTTTCACCGATATCTGGACCGGCAAggtttgataattataaaaattgtaagtaGTACAAATATTCTTGTCTGTGGTTCAGACGTTCTACTGTGGATCGAGTATTTTGTAACGTTTCTTACAATGCGATACTATTAAGATAAAATTCATTCCTGAGATGAAAACAAACGACTAGATTTATGCCTTGTTGTGTGCTGTCCAGTAGTCTTACCAAGTCATAACTTTATTTGTAT
Proteins encoded in this region:
- the LOC124363830 gene encoding prolyl 4-hydroxylase subunit alpha-2-like; amino-acid sequence: MTCLGLTSFILSQILVSEILGRPHKRLMELYDSDERLLVILETQIRLQESHVQFLERRLEQFSASASRYVEKEQYMSNALNNLVLLRRLITDWPALSRIVPKLSSVVSEVPWPEEYDVRAVVRALTRLQLTYELRTEDLAHGLVHSNPAHVNLTGEDCLNVALYYCEEHQHQLANQWLEQALAKQDNTIAIDAILESIAISKCFLGDTGGSAEGLTKLLNDFPDYKSLITNLTKWQDLTSEDYSTQRETFARQDQYYDLSNERMDKFNSLCRAATGSSLQPQHVLSCRYVHYNKTRLRLGPFPCGGVTGRSTRSLVPRRYQ